The Acipenser ruthenus chromosome 27, fAciRut3.2 maternal haplotype, whole genome shotgun sequence genome includes a window with the following:
- the LOC117432451 gene encoding uncharacterized protein LOC117432451, whose protein sequence is MKACEWENLASRFRKIESLLGLAGCLLVLYAVWSPDWIRGEGLWVTGNDTLLDPAGGSALKAECPRGEGGVLEAEQVFAVLAFILAGSCSCVCLLFILCWSSYTSRSYTYTSSQVNGGQVLFPGTLLLVILFPTGLFFLISWSLFTRHHRDEIADDIAQLGSCYWLGALAWVLLLVAVPVTFVIEQFVCPVPSTDTSALLEPHHPSQQRTGAGSV, encoded by the exons ATGAAGGCATGCGAATGGGAGAACTTGGCCAGCCGCTTCAGGAAAATCGAGTCTCTGCTTGGTCTGGCTGGCTGCCTCCTTGTGCTCTATGCAGTGTGGAGCCCGGACTGGATCAGGGGTGAGGGTCTGTGGGTCACGGGTAATGACACCTTATTAGACCCTGCTGGAGGAAGCGCTCTGAAGGCTGAATGTCCCAGAGGAGAAGGTGGAG TGCTGGAAGCGGAGCAGGTGTTTGCAGTCCTGGCCTTCATCCTGGCTGGGAGCTGCAGCTGTGTGTGTCTGCTCTTCATTTTGTGCTGGTCCTCTTACACCAGCAGGTCCTATACTTACACTTCCTCCCAGGTGAACGGGGGCCAGGTTCTCTTCCCAGGGACGCTCCTGCTGGTCATCCTCTTCCCTACAG GTCTTTTCTTCCTCATCAGCTGGTCTCTCTTTACCAGACACCACAGAGATGAGATCGCCGATGACATCGCTCAGCTCGGCTCCTGCTATTGGCTGGGAGCCCTGGCTTGGGTGTTGCTGCTTGTGGCAGTGCCTGTCACCTTCGTCATTGAGCAGTTTGTCTGCCCTGTCCCCTCGACGGACACATCTGCCTTGCTGGAGCCACACCACCCCTCGCAGCAGAGGACTGGAGCAGGGTCAGTGTAA